The DNA region GTTGGTTTCAAACGCTTCCCGGAATTTTGATTCAGCAAAGAACTCCGGGAAACGGGGAATAATGCCACCGGCGATATAAACGCCACCACGAGCCCCCAGTGTCAGGGCTGCATTGCTGGCAGCCCGACCGAGCAGTTCGCAGAAATGTTCAAGGGTCTGTTCTGCTACCTTTTCGCCTGCCAGTGCCTGTTGAGTGATTTCAAAATCTTTGAGGCGGGTGTTTTCGCCTGCCAGCGCACTGTGAGCACGGAACAGGTTCTCCAGGCCAGAGCCGCAGAGGATAGATTCCCAGTAAATAAAGTCTGATGTTTTGCGCAATTCTTTAAGAACCGCAATATCCAGATCACTCACCGCAGACAGGGCTGCATGCCCCCCTTCTCCCGGCAGCGGCAGCCAGTGTTCACCGACTTCTTTCAGTCCTGCTACTCCCAGGCCGGTGCCTGGCCCGATAATCAGGCGGGTAGCATGTTCCAGGCTTTCGCCCCGACCTACCTTGATCAGTTCACTGTCTTTAAGGGCAGGCAATGCAAGCGCCTGTGCCGTGAAATCGTTAATAACCTTGAATGACTCAAGCCCCAGTTTGTCCTGCATGGACTTGCAGTTAAACGCCCAGTGGTTGTTGGTCATGCTGATGTCTTCACTGATCGGACAGGCCATTGCCAGACAGGCTTCGTCTACCGTTGTATTTTGTGCATCAAGGTAGGCATTAAAGGCGGCATCAAGATTTTCATAATCGTCACAGGCCAGAACCTGTACACTTTTTGAATCCAGCACATCGTTATGGCTGAGGGCAAACCGTGCATTAGTGCCGCCAATATCTGCGACCAGGGCAGAGTTTTTCATAATTACTTCACTTATCGAGATAAGAAATTAGTGGTGATAAATGCGAAGGGCAAGTTTATGTGAAATTCCGAATGAATTGCAGTTGCTATTTGGAAAATCGGCTAAAAAGAATGGAATAGTCGTATATTTTGTGGAGATTGTACTTATAATGGCTGTGCTTCGGGAGCTGGATCTTTTGCTCCCGGCGACACCTGACTGAAACACAGACAGGTCAGGTACAAATAATAATTCTAAGAGACAGGAAGCAGTTATGAATAATAAATGTCTACTTAAGAAAACCCTGCTTGCGACCACTATTGCCTTAGCTTCACAACACGCAGCGGCTGCTGGTTTTCAGCTGGTTGAACATTCTGCCACCGGTCTGGGGCGTGCCTTTGCGGGGGAAGGAGCGATTGCCGATAACGCCGCAGTAGGGGCAAGAAACCCTGCGGCTATGGCGATGTTTGATACGGCTGCCTTTTCAGCGGGTCTCTCCTATATAAATCCTGATGTGGATGCAGAAGTAACCAGCTCTGCTGCTATAAATCCGGGTGATAGCGGTAAGGCTAAGGATATCGCCCCGGATGCGTGGGTTCCGAACATTCATTACATACACCCTGTTAATGACAGGTTCGCAGTGGGAACATCTGTTTTCTCTAACTTTGGGTTGTCTACAGAGTACCCAAAAAATGTTGGCTCTCTGGGAGGGGGAAATACAGAGCTGATGACCGTTAACTGGGCAATAAATGGCTCTTATCGTATTAATGAGCAGTTCAGTGTGGGTGCTGGTGTGAATGTTCTATATGCTGATGCTGAGATGAATCGATACCTTCCCCCAAGCTTTGGGGGGAATCGTGCCGTGAAAATGGAAGGCGATGGTTATGGCTATGGCTGGAACCTGGGAGCGCTCTGGGAAATAAATCCTGATCACAGGCTGGCACTGACATACCGTTCCAGTATTGAAACAACCCTCAAAGGAAAAGGTGATTTTTTAGCCCACGGCCAGACCAACCTGTCGGCTGAACTGGATATTGAATTTCCTGACCTGTGGGAGCTGTCTGGTTATCATAAAGTCGCTCCGCAATGGGCGTTGTCTTACAGTGTTCTGCGTACCGGCTGGAGCAGTTTCAAAGAGCTGAAGGCGACCAGTTCACAGTGCCTTGATAACACTTGTTTCCAGAAAACTGAAAACTGGAAAGACGCCTGGCGCTACTCTGTGGGTGTTACCCATTATCTGAATAATCAGTGGACACTGCGTGCCGGGGTTGCACTGGATAAGAGCCCGGTACCCAGCGAGCATCGAACCCTCAGTATCCCTGACAGCGACCGGTACTGGTATTCCATTGGCGCGACCTATGCGATTCAGAACAATATGACGGTCGATGCCGGGTTTGCCTATCTGAATGGCAGTAAGAAGAAAGGGCGAGAAGTGGAAACGGTTCGAGGTGTTGGCGATGTCACATACGATTTTGAAGCCGGTGGTGATGCCTATATCTTTGCTGTTCAATACAGCTACTGGTTCTAAACTCAGCCGTTAGCCCATTCACTTTTGTAAAGCGCCCTTCGGGGCGTTTTTTTGTGCGCTGTTCCAGAGGATAAGCAGGAAGGTCCCGACGGTTGTCGCTAAGCTTCAGCTACGTCGATATTGTCTGTTCTGGAGCCGGATACAATGGATAATCACCTTGCCTCTCATATTCTAATTGCGCTGATCATCGGCCTTGTTTTTGGCGGTGTTGTGCAGGCGTTTGCAGCTCCGGACGGCTTCCTGCAGACAGTAGTGATTACAAACACCTTTGGAACCGGTGGCACCCTGTTTGTTGCCATGATCAAGCTAGTGGTGATGCCGCTGATCTTCATTTCTATTGTCAATGCGGTCTGCACACTGGAAGACATCGGTCAGTTTGGTCGTCTGGGGGTATTAACCTTTGGGCTTTATCTGGTGAATACCATTATTGCAATTGTGGCTGCACTCTTTGTCGCTACCCTGTGGCAGCCCGGATTGGGAGCAGATCTGGGGCTGGCTGATCCTTCAGTCAGATTGAGCCTTGAAGAGCCGCCCTCGTTGCTGGCTATGGTCGTTAATATTGTTCCTGTGAATCCTTTTCAGGCGTTTGCAGAAGGAAAGATTCTACAAATTCTGTTTATGGCCCTGATTACAGGTGCCGCCATCAAAAAGCTGGATAAGTCGGACTCCCTCAAAGCCAGTAAAGCGTTTGCTGTCGCTAATAATGTGATGATGAAGCTGGTTAGCATGGTCATGTCCCTGGCCCCCTGGGGAGTCTTTTTCCTGACCGCTAAACTGGCTGCTACCCTGGATATGAAAAGCATTCTGAGCGTGATGTCTTATGTGGGAACCATTCTGCTGGTGATTGTGGTCTGGCTGTTTGTATTTTATCCGCTGGTGGTTTTTGTCACTACCCGCCGCAATCCACTGGATTTTATCCGCAAAACCCGTGAACAGATGATATTTGCCCTGTCTACTGCCAGCTCTAATGCCACGATTCCGGTGACTCTGCGCACACTGACTGACAAACTTAACGTCTCCAGTCGTATTGCCGGATTCTCTGTGCCGCTGGGTGCCACCATGAATATGTCGGGTGCGGCTATCTATATGGTGGTGGCTTCCATCTTTGTTGCTGATGCTTACGGGCTGACCCTGAACAGGGTTGAACTGATTGACCTGGGGTTTACTACTCTACTGCTGGCTATTGCTACGGGTGGAATTCCCGGAGGAGCGATTGTGACCATTGGTGTACTGCTGCACACTTTGGGGCTGCCTCTGGAAGCAATGGGTATCATTATTGCTGTTGACCGGATTCTGGATCCCGCCTGTACTGTGGTCAATGTCACAGGAGACACGGTGGTCTGCACTATTGTTTCTCACGGAAGCACGCTATGAAGGAGGCAGTACCTCAAGCGTGCTTGTGCGACGTTAATTCAATATCAGTCCATTGAGTTCGCAGATTACCGGGTTGATCAGAATTCTTCGTGTAAATGTTTGAACTCTGACAGCTTGCACTCAGAATTTTCAGCGCAGCCAATGATCGTTTGCAGGGTTTTGTTCTGGTCTGGATAAGACCCACTCATATGACAGGGCTATGAACCCTGCCATAGCCCTGTCATGTTGACGATCAGACAACCGGTTCCAGACTGGTGATAAATTCAGTCATTGAGCCGGCTATCTTCCGGTGAGGCTTTTTGCCCACCTTTTCAGCCCAGATTTCACCAGTGCTGTTGACCATCGACAGAATGACATCATCAATATCCGTCACAGCAAAAAACACCGTTTCCTGCTGCCTGAGTTTGCGCTTCATCCAGATATGCCCCAGCATATTTTCCTGCAGACGTTCAAAGTCTTTCTGGCTCCAGGGAAACAGCAGCTCCAGCTTCCCGTCTGAAGCTTCTGCCGCAAGGTTGGCACAGAAGAAACTGCCAAAGTACGTTTTGATATCCGGGTGAAGTTCCAGTTCAAGAGCCTGTTCAATATTGGCAAAGTCTAATGGGGGGGCGCAGGGAACCGGATGCCAATGCACTGTTTCGCCATTACTGGCTCCGCCCTGCTCACAGGGGGAAGGCCAGTCGCTGTCGTACTCCACAGTGGGTGGTTGATGATGTTGCTGCTGGTACGATTGAAAATATCGATGATGAAACTGCTGTAAAACATTGATCAGGTTGGATTGGCTCGCGTTCATTGGCACTGAGAACCTTTAAATAAAAATAGCAATAAAAACGGAACAGGTGAGGAAACCTTGACGACATTGGTCTGTAGTGTCCAGCTGTTTTTATGTGTATTTGCTAAGCTTAACTGCCGCTATCAAGCCATTTTTCAATGAGTGAATTATGCAATACCTAAAGATGTCAGTTGGAATTTTTTTTTAATATTCCTGCTTTCCCTGACCAGATCAGCAGTTTCTGACAATACTGTCTGCGACAGGTTGTCTGGTAACGATCAGCAAACCTGTCTGGATTTCATCAAAAAATATCCGGGAGACTACCAGACAGAGGATCTGGAAAAGGATAGCGAAATTTACCTTTACAATAAGAGCAATACTATTTTCTTTCTTGATGAAGACAGTGTTTTACCCTATCCAATCACCATTGTCAGTTCTGATCGTATCGCTCTGTTTGGCGTAAAAAAAAGTGATAATACAAAACCACAGCTAACTATCTCAGAACAGCAGGAAGGTATACCAGAATCAATAAAGGCAAAAGGCATTAAAGCCATTTATAAGTACTATTTAACTCATCCAAGTTATTACAGACGGGAGATAATTGGTAGCATTGATCAGTGTGACAGCTGCTTAATCTCGGGTTTTTCTGTCAACAGGAATGTTCAAAGTAATAATGAAAAAATAAAGAAGATATTTTCTATAAAAGGTAGCCGTTCGGTCGTACATTTGAATGATATAGAGGCAGCAGGAAATACTCACAATGAATCTGGATATTTTTTGGCTAAAGATATTCGTTTATTAACGATATCAAACTTTACAGCTAGTAGTATTGATAGTAATAACTTAATTAAGCCTGCTATCGAAATAGAAAATACGCCTGAGATCAAACTCAAAAATATTACAATAGACGAAGTTGATGTTATGGGTTTTACAAAGCCGACCAGACCTAAGAAAATAATAAGTATTATTAATCCTGTTAGTTTTACAGTATCAAATACAGGCATTACATCCAGTTCTTATGGACAATTAACAAATCCTGTTTTTATAGGGCTTTCGATTTCATTTACTAATCCTGAGAAATATAAAACCACCCTGGTTAATGGTGTGATTGACCAATTTGAATTTAGTGGTTTTGGGTTAATCACCAACAGGGCGGAGGCCATACGTTTTGATGGTACGCCCGGCTACTGGGCAGGGCTGGTAACGGAAGCTTATAGGCAGGTTAAAGGTTCAGTGACAGTCAAAGACTTAACGGTAGAGGACGGCAGTATAAAAGCCAATAAAATCAACCTTCCAAACCTTCTGATAAAAGGGCTGGAAGAGCAGTCTGCTTCAGTCAGCACCTTTAACAACGTAACGTCTACCCTCCCTGCATTGCTGATACCAACCCTGTCTGGGCAGTACTCATCTGTTAATCACAGCCATTCTCACTCATCACCTTCCATAGCCCTGGCACCGACAAGACAGGTCAGTCTAACCCAAGCGGTAACACCCACACCTGTTGACAGGGGGGCAGAAAACAGAAAAGTTTGTAATCGTCTTGCCAGGATGGACAGGCGGTTATGCCGTAAGTTTCTTGAAAAAAATCCCGGTGAATTTGACGTTCAGTCGTTAGCAGGGAACACATCAATTTCTATTGTTAATCAGAGTAATAAACTATTTCTTATCAGCGGCACTCAGCTCTTACCTCACCCGATTACGATCGCAAATAGTGAAAATATTGCTATTTTCGGTGTTAACGACTCTGAGGGAAAGCAGCCCATATTGAGACCAGGTAAAAAATATAAGACGGCTTCTTATATAAAGGAAGATGTTATAGGAACTGTTTTTGACTGCATTAATTGTATTATCTCCGGCTTCAGCTTTAAAACATGGATTTCATCAAAAAGTAAAAATACAGACAGACTGTTTAATGTTTCAGGTAAAAATACAATTATTCATTTTAATAATTTGAATGTAAATAGAGAGTATGTTCCCAGGTATTTCGATATTAATAGCGTTAGTTCTGTTAAAATAACTAACATGGCTGTCAAGTATCGGGATTCTAAAAGTAATCAGATTGCCAGTCCGGCTATTAATGTGGTAAATGCTGGTAGTTTAGACATTAATAATGTTTCCATTGTTAACTTTGACCCTTATTTGACTGAAGATGCCGAAGGGCTGATCACTCTGGTCAACCCTGTCAGATTTAAAATCAGAAATACAACGTTTAAAGGATCTCGTTTCAGCGATGATAAGGGTTACGGCTCAATAATGACTCCCATCTATGTGAAATTTAATGATTTCAATAAATATAAACATACGCGTGTAGATGGACACTTTAATAATCTCTCGATGACCCGTGTTGACGGCTGGCCCTCTCACTGGGCTGGCATTACGCTGGACGGCAGACCTGAAAGCCTTGCAAGCCTTTTAGCTGGGCAGTATAAGAACATATCGGGAACGGTCAGCATAAGAAATACATCACTGCCAAACTCTGGTGGCAAAGTGAAAAAAAAGTTTCTGCCAAGTCTGTGGGTTGATGATGGTACCTCTCTGCCTCCTGCCACAATTCCCACTCTTAAAAGCTTCTCCTCCGCAGCAACGATTGAAACAGCCGCAACACCTCAAACAGACACAACACCTGTAAAGCAAACACAGGCTTTATCAACGTACAGTCAAACAATACCCCTGTCCCTGACGACATCATTGATAAGCCAACCGCTGCCAACAACTTCCCGTGCTTCTCAAACAGGTATTTCCTTTAAAGACGGTAAGATTAAACCTTCCGGGTTGATCCCTGCTGTTTCAGTTCAACCGTCATCGCCACTCGTTGGAAGAGTTGACACGCCCCGTTTGTCGTCAAACCGTGGTGATGGGCTATCCACAGCTGCAATAACAGGTATCAGCGTAGGTGCTACAGTCTTTTCAATATTTGTGGTTGTGGGAATCGCTATTTGCTATTACCAAAAGCACAGAGTTCACGGGGGGGAAGCCAGTATCGAGATGATGCCACAGTAGCTTCTTCTCTCAGATCGAATGACTACAGCCCGACACCTCTCAGGGGGATCGGGTTTCTCATGACTCAGCAGGTGCATCGGTAGCACATCTCAGGCATGAATAGAAAAAAACTATCACACCGATTCTACCAATCAATTGTACGTTTTTTCCTGCGCTTCTTAGTATTAAACCCATCAACGGGACGCAACAACAAAGCTTCGCTCCCGAACGATAAACACTGAGAAGATAAAGGTACGGAACCATGACTCAATCCCTGATCAACACCAAAATCAAGCCATTCAACGCGACTGCTTTTCACAATGGCGAGTTTGTCGACGTAACCGAAGAAAGCCTGCTGGGCAAGTGGTCAGTTGTGTTCTTCTACCCTGCAGATTTCACCTTTGTCTGCCCAACCGAACTGGGTGATGTTGCAGACCACTATGCGAAGCTGCAGGAGCTGGGCGTAGAAGTTTACTCTGTGTCTACCGACACGCATTTCACCCACAAAGCGTGGCATGACAGCTCTGAAACTATCAACAAGATCAAGTTCCCAATGGTGGGCGACCCAACCGGCACCATTACCCGCAACTTCGGTGTGATGATTGAAGAAGAAGGCCTGGCACTGCGCGGTACCTTCATCATTAATCCGGAAGGTGAAATCAAGGCGATTGAAACCAATGACCTGGGTATTGGCCGCTCTGCTAAAGATCTGCTTCGTCGTGTACAGGCCGCCCAGTATGTAGCGACTCACGACGGTGAAGTTTGCCCGGCCGCATGGCAGCCAGGTGAAGAAACTCTGGCGCCTTCCCTGGATCTGGTTGGCAAGATCTAAATAATAAGTTTGTTGTACATCAGGGGGAATGTGGAGAAGTACATTGCCCCTGATGATTTATTAAAAGGATTAGAATCATCATGTTAGATGCAAACATTAAAGCTCAATTGAACACTTACCTGCAGAATCTCAAGAGACCCGTTGAGCTGGTTGCGTCTCTGGCAGGTGATGAAAAATCCAGAGAAATGTCCGGATTGATTGACGATATCGTGGAGCAATCCAGTCTGGTAACACGAGTGGAAGGCAATAGCAGCCGCAAGCCGTCTATGTTGATTCGCTCATCAGACTCTTCAGACTCTTCAGGTAAGAGAAGCAGCAGCCAGATTGAGTTTGCAGGTTTGCCCATGGGGCATGAGTTCACTTCTCTGGTGCTGGCTTTGCTGCACAGTGGTGGACATGACACAAAATTATCAGACGAAGTGATTAAGCAGATTCGTTCACTGCCCGGTGAATATCACTTCGAAACCTATGTATCCCTCAGCTGTCAGAATTGCCCGGATGTAGTTCAGGCGCTGAACAAAATGGCAGCTATTAATCCAAATATTACCCATGTCATGATTGACGGGGCGTTGTATCAGGAAGAAGTCGACAGCCGCAAGGTAATGGCAGTGCCTTCTGTTTTCCTGAACGGTGAATCCTTTGCCCAGGGACGTATTTCCCTTGAAGAAATCCTGAACAAAATCGACACCAGTGCCGGTAAACGACAGGCAGAAGCTATTAACGAAAAAGAAGCCTTTGATTTGCTGGTTGTTGGTGGTGGCCCGGCGGGAGCGTCTGCGGCTATTTACGCAGCCCGTAAAGGCATCCGTACTGGTGTGGTGGCTGACCGGTTTGGTGGACAGGTGCTTGATACCGTTGGTATCGAAAACTTTATCTCTGTTAAAGCGACGGAAGGCCCTAAGCTGGTGGGTAGCCTGGAAGAACACGTTCGTGATTACGATGTGGACATCATTACCAACCAGAAAGCCAGCAAGGTTATTGCGGCAGAACAGGTTGGCGATCTGATCGAAGTGGAACTGGAAAGCGGTGCAAAACTGAAAAGCCGTTCTCTGGTTCTCGCAACCGGTGCGCGCTGGAGAGAGATGAATGTGCCGGGTGAACAAGAATACCGGGGGGCTGGTGTCGCCTACTGCCCACACTGTGATGGTCCGCTGTTCAAAGGCAAAAAAGTCGCCGTTATCGGTGGCGGTAACTCTGGCATAGAGGCGGCGATTGATCTGGCAGGCATTGTTGAACACGTGACCGTTCTGGAATTTGACAGCAAGCTGCGGGCGGATGATGTATTGCAGAGAAAAGCTCAGTCAATGGACAACATTGATATCATTACCGAAGCACTGACTACTAAAGTGCTGGGCGACGGTGAACGGGTAACGGGTCTGAATTACACGGATCGCAGTACTGGTGAAAGCAAAAGCATTGAGCTGGCAGGTATCTTTGTTCAGATCGGCCTGGTGCCAAATACTGAATTCCTGAAGGGCGATGTTGAACTGACCCCCAGGGGTGAAATCATTACGTCAGCTCAAGGTGAAACATCTATCCCCGGAGTGTTTGCCGCCGGTGATGTGACTGATTCACCCTACAAGCAGATTATTATTGCTATGGGTAGTGGTGCAACCGCGTCTTTGGGAGCTTTTGATTACCTGATTCGAACGCCGGTTGCGGCTGATCTGGCTGCATAAGTTGTCGCTACTACATATCGATATCGTGACAAAAAAAGACCTCGGCAATAATACTTTAAGTGTTGTTGACGAGGTCTTTTTACGCATTTACTGTTTCCCGGGCTTTCTGGATAAGCATCCTGCACTTCCGATATTTATAGGTGGTAAAAGACCTGATGCGATGAGATATAAAGTTTTCTCAATGAACAACCTTCATTCAACATCTGCCACCTGGCGTCAGGTAACGACGGAAGAAGGTACTCGAACGGTAGCCATTTCCCTTGAGAGCCGTGCTGGTCTATGTGCGGCTATGACCGTGACGTGGATAAAAAAAAGTATTGCCTCACAAGGAGTGGGGGTTCTCAGTGATATTGAGATGGGTTCCCATCACTGGATGGCTATCGTACAGGCTGCCTATGAGAAGGGGTCTATGCCCAACACCCAAGGATTAAGTCGGGTTGACAAGATCTTTCCCTTGCTTGTCAGCCAGAACCTGAAACCCTGTGAATGTTCCAGGGGGACAGGTTTTTTTCCCCCCGAGCAAGTTGTTAACTGGGCAATAAGCAAGTCCGGCCACTCGTTGTATGCTTTTGAAAAGTCTGGTCCTGGAGGTCATATGAGTCATATGATCGGCATGCGATGTGAAGGCAGAATCCTGCAAATGTTTAATCCAAGTGAAGGCTTATACCAATACTCGGACGTTTCCAGTTTTAAACAGCACATGCGGAGCTATCTGGTTAGAGATGGTTCGAAGTTTTGCGGGGAGTGGGGGCTGATTTCTGTGAGTTCGTACCTTTAAGTAAAACAGCCTCACTATCGCGATCACATTACCCCTCAGGGCAAGGTTGAGCGTCCAGTTTGCCTGCAAACTGTGCTACTCTGGCTCAGGTGCATGGGGGGGGTAATGATGTTAATTAAACGCTTTATTAAAGACATAAAAGAGATGCACTGGGCACCCAGGCTGATATTGCTGCTGGTGGTTCTGAAAACCCTGGCTGTGATGATGCGCGAAGCCGCTATTTAACAGGGGAAGGGAGACAGGGAGTGATTTATGTTCTGTTTGGGGTGCTGATACTGGCACTGAT from Endozoicomonas sp. NE40 includes:
- the syd gene encoding SecY-interacting protein, producing the protein MNASQSNLINVLQQFHHRYFQSYQQQHHQPPTVEYDSDWPSPCEQGGASNGETVHWHPVPCAPPLDFANIEQALELELHPDIKTYFGSFFCANLAAEASDGKLELLFPWSQKDFERLQENMLGHIWMKRKLRQQETVFFAVTDIDDVILSMVNSTGEIWAEKVGKKPHRKIAGSMTEFITSLEPVV
- a CDS encoding dicarboxylate/amino acid:cation symporter; its protein translation is MDNHLASHILIALIIGLVFGGVVQAFAAPDGFLQTVVITNTFGTGGTLFVAMIKLVVMPLIFISIVNAVCTLEDIGQFGRLGVLTFGLYLVNTIIAIVAALFVATLWQPGLGADLGLADPSVRLSLEEPPSLLAMVVNIVPVNPFQAFAEGKILQILFMALITGAAIKKLDKSDSLKASKAFAVANNVMMKLVSMVMSLAPWGVFFLTAKLAATLDMKSILSVMSYVGTILLVIVVWLFVFYPLVVFVTTRRNPLDFIRKTREQMIFALSTASSNATIPVTLRTLTDKLNVSSRIAGFSVPLGATMNMSGAAIYMVVASIFVADAYGLTLNRVELIDLGFTTLLLAIATGGIPGGAIVTIGVLLHTLGLPLEAMGIIIAVDRILDPACTVVNVTGDTVVCTIVSHGSTL
- the glk gene encoding glucokinase; translation: MKNSALVADIGGTNARFALSHNDVLDSKSVQVLACDDYENLDAAFNAYLDAQNTTVDEACLAMACPISEDISMTNNHWAFNCKSMQDKLGLESFKVINDFTAQALALPALKDSELIKVGRGESLEHATRLIIGPGTGLGVAGLKEVGEHWLPLPGEGGHAALSAVSDLDIAVLKELRKTSDFIYWESILCGSGLENLFRAHSALAGENTRLKDFEITQQALAGEKVAEQTLEHFCELLGRAASNAALTLGARGGVYIAGGIIPRFPEFFAESKFREAFETNVKMVDYLQQIPTYLVVADNPGLIGASAALHNPLV
- the ahpC gene encoding alkyl hydroperoxide reductase subunit C, which encodes MTQSLINTKIKPFNATAFHNGEFVDVTEESLLGKWSVVFFYPADFTFVCPTELGDVADHYAKLQELGVEVYSVSTDTHFTHKAWHDSSETINKIKFPMVGDPTGTITRNFGVMIEEEGLALRGTFIINPEGEIKAIETNDLGIGRSAKDLLRRVQAAQYVATHDGEVCPAAWQPGEETLAPSLDLVGKI
- the ahpF gene encoding alkyl hydroperoxide reductase subunit F — its product is MLDANIKAQLNTYLQNLKRPVELVASLAGDEKSREMSGLIDDIVEQSSLVTRVEGNSSRKPSMLIRSSDSSDSSGKRSSSQIEFAGLPMGHEFTSLVLALLHSGGHDTKLSDEVIKQIRSLPGEYHFETYVSLSCQNCPDVVQALNKMAAINPNITHVMIDGALYQEEVDSRKVMAVPSVFLNGESFAQGRISLEEILNKIDTSAGKRQAEAINEKEAFDLLVVGGGPAGASAAIYAARKGIRTGVVADRFGGQVLDTVGIENFISVKATEGPKLVGSLEEHVRDYDVDIITNQKASKVIAAEQVGDLIEVELESGAKLKSRSLVLATGARWREMNVPGEQEYRGAGVAYCPHCDGPLFKGKKVAVIGGGNSGIEAAIDLAGIVEHVTVLEFDSKLRADDVLQRKAQSMDNIDIITEALTTKVLGDGERVTGLNYTDRSTGESKSIELAGIFVQIGLVPNTEFLKGDVELTPRGEIITSAQGETSIPGVFAAGDVTDSPYKQIIIAMGSGATASLGAFDYLIRTPVAADLAA
- a CDS encoding outer membrane protein transport protein, which gives rise to MNNKCLLKKTLLATTIALASQHAAAAGFQLVEHSATGLGRAFAGEGAIADNAAVGARNPAAMAMFDTAAFSAGLSYINPDVDAEVTSSAAINPGDSGKAKDIAPDAWVPNIHYIHPVNDRFAVGTSVFSNFGLSTEYPKNVGSLGGGNTELMTVNWAINGSYRINEQFSVGAGVNVLYADAEMNRYLPPSFGGNRAVKMEGDGYGYGWNLGALWEINPDHRLALTYRSSIETTLKGKGDFLAHGQTNLSAELDIEFPDLWELSGYHKVAPQWALSYSVLRTGWSSFKELKATSSQCLDNTCFQKTENWKDAWRYSVGVTHYLNNQWTLRAGVALDKSPVPSEHRTLSIPDSDRYWYSIGATYAIQNNMTVDAGFAYLNGSKKKGREVETVRGVGDVTYDFEAGGDAYIFAVQYSYWF